From the Microbacterium thalassium genome, one window contains:
- a CDS encoding energy-coupling factor transporter transmembrane component T family protein: MTLLDSRARVGAVAEINPVAKLGAAALIAVPLVFTLDVVSAAVALALELVLIPFAGLGWREFWARTWPVWLAAPLTGVTIALYGQASGQVYVEWLAVRVSEGSLLLAAATTLRVLAIALPSVVLFVTVDPTDLADGLAQVLKLPARFVLGALAGLRMVGLFLDDWRALELARRARGVADRGRIRRFVGMAFALLVLSIRRGAKLATAMEARGFGAPGPRTWARESRFGAREFLLLAIGAAIAAVAVGAAIAAGTWNLILGPG, encoded by the coding sequence ATGACGCTGCTCGATTCCCGCGCCCGCGTCGGCGCCGTCGCCGAGATCAACCCGGTCGCCAAGCTGGGCGCCGCAGCGCTCATCGCCGTCCCGCTCGTCTTCACCCTCGACGTCGTGTCGGCGGCGGTTGCACTTGCGCTCGAGCTGGTGCTCATCCCGTTCGCGGGACTCGGCTGGCGGGAGTTCTGGGCGCGCACGTGGCCGGTGTGGCTTGCGGCTCCGCTGACCGGCGTCACGATCGCGCTGTACGGGCAGGCTTCCGGGCAGGTCTACGTGGAATGGCTGGCGGTCCGCGTCAGCGAGGGCTCGCTGCTGCTGGCGGCCGCGACGACGCTTCGCGTGCTCGCGATCGCCCTGCCCTCGGTGGTGCTTTTCGTGACGGTCGACCCGACCGACCTCGCCGACGGGCTCGCCCAGGTGCTGAAGCTGCCGGCGCGGTTCGTGCTCGGAGCCCTGGCGGGGCTGCGCATGGTGGGGCTCTTCCTCGACGACTGGCGGGCGCTCGAGCTCGCACGGCGCGCGCGCGGCGTCGCCGATCGCGGCCGCATCCGCCGGTTCGTCGGCATGGCCTTCGCGCTCCTCGTCCTCTCCATCCGCCGTGGGGCGAAGCTCGCCACCGCGATGGAGGCCCGCGGATTCGGCGCGCCCGGTCCGCGCACATGGGCCCGCGAGTCGAGATTCGGGGCGCGCGAGTTCCTGCTGCTCGCCATCGGCGCCGCGATCGCCGCCGTCGCCGTCGGCGCCGCGATCGCCGCCGGGACCTGGAACCTGATCCTCGGGCCCGGCTGA
- a CDS encoding ABC transporter ATP-binding protein has translation MRGVDFRIEAGERVLLLGASGSGKSTLLHALAGVLGGDEEGESHGEVLVDGMPATAARGRAGLVLQDPDAQVVLARAGDDVAFGCENLGVPRAEIWPRVRDALDAVGLDVPLDRETKALSGGQKQRLALAGALAMRPGLILLDEPTANLDPDGVEEVRDAVGAMLQTHPATLVVVEHRVDVWLPLVTRVIVLGPDGVIADGAPDDVLRRQGERLAAAGVWVPGIPPAQPPPPAIAPGERLLAARDLAVQRVAGHPVASGIDVEVRAGSALAIRGPNGVGKSTLGLTLAGLLPPASGDLAATTALAGDLGPSPVSWKSRHLLTRIGTVFQDPEHQLLSRTVREELEVGPRALRLGADETRRRVEELLERLRLAHLAAANPYTLSGGEKRRLTVAAALATRPRVLVLDEPTFGQDARTWGELVALLASLRDDGAAIVAVTHDRDVVSALRAQTLELAGGSS, from the coding sequence CTGCGGGGCGTGGACTTCCGGATCGAGGCGGGCGAGCGCGTGCTGCTGCTCGGCGCATCCGGCTCCGGCAAGTCGACGCTCCTGCACGCGCTCGCGGGCGTGCTCGGCGGTGACGAGGAGGGCGAGTCGCACGGCGAGGTCCTCGTCGACGGGATGCCGGCGACCGCGGCGCGCGGGCGGGCGGGGCTGGTCCTGCAGGACCCGGACGCGCAGGTGGTCCTCGCTCGCGCGGGCGACGACGTCGCGTTCGGGTGCGAGAACCTCGGAGTGCCGCGCGCCGAGATCTGGCCGCGCGTGCGCGACGCGCTCGACGCCGTCGGTCTCGACGTGCCGCTGGACCGCGAGACCAAGGCGCTCTCGGGCGGTCAGAAGCAGCGGCTCGCGCTCGCGGGCGCGCTCGCGATGCGGCCGGGCCTGATCCTGCTCGACGAGCCCACCGCCAACCTCGACCCCGACGGGGTCGAGGAGGTGCGCGACGCGGTCGGCGCCATGCTCCAGACGCACCCGGCCACGCTCGTGGTCGTCGAGCACCGCGTGGACGTGTGGCTCCCGCTCGTGACCCGCGTGATTGTGCTCGGGCCCGACGGCGTGATCGCCGACGGAGCCCCCGACGACGTGCTCCGCCGGCAGGGCGAGCGCCTGGCGGCCGCGGGGGTGTGGGTGCCCGGCATCCCGCCCGCCCAGCCGCCTCCGCCCGCCATCGCGCCGGGGGAGCGACTGCTGGCCGCCCGCGACCTCGCGGTCCAGCGCGTCGCGGGCCACCCGGTCGCATCGGGCATCGACGTCGAGGTGCGCGCGGGTTCGGCGCTCGCGATCCGGGGGCCCAACGGCGTCGGCAAGTCGACGCTCGGGCTCACCCTCGCCGGGCTCCTGCCGCCGGCATCGGGCGACCTCGCGGCGACCACGGCGCTCGCCGGCGACCTCGGGCCATCGCCGGTGAGCTGGAAGTCGCGGCACCTGCTCACGCGCATCGGCACCGTCTTCCAGGATCCCGAGCACCAGCTGCTCTCGCGCACCGTGCGCGAGGAGCTCGAGGTCGGGCCGCGTGCCCTGCGCCTCGGCGCCGACGAGACGCGCCGGCGGGTCGAGGAACTGCTCGAACGGCTGCGCCTGGCACATCTCGCGGCCGCCAACCCGTACACGCTGTCGGGCGGCGAGAAGCGCCGCCTGACGGTGGCGGCGGCGCTCGCCACGCGCCCGCGCGTGCTGGTCCTGGACGAACCGACGTTCGGGCAGGACGCGCGGACGTGGGGCGAACTCGTGGCGCTGCTCGCGAGTCTCCGCGACGACGGGGCGGCGATCGTCGCGGTGACGCACGACCGCGACGTCGTCTCGGCCCTTCGCGCCCAGACGCTCGAGCTCGCGGGCGGATCGTCATGA
- a CDS encoding UBP-type zinc finger domain-containing protein: MTSTCTHLDTIRDVTPSAEGCEECLRVGGRWVHLRICMACGHVGCCDNSPGKHATAHWREHDDHPIVRSFEPGETWWWCYPQQLLFEIEGAQPFRPAE; encoded by the coding sequence ATGACGAGCACGTGCACGCACCTGGACACGATCCGCGACGTCACGCCGTCCGCCGAGGGGTGCGAGGAGTGCCTGCGCGTCGGCGGCCGCTGGGTGCACCTGCGCATCTGCATGGCCTGCGGGCACGTCGGATGCTGCGACAACTCCCCCGGCAAGCACGCGACGGCGCATTGGCGCGAGCACGACGACCACCCGATCGTGCGGTCGTTCGAGCCGGGGGAGACGTGGTGGTGGTGCTACCCGCAGCAGCTCCTGTTCGAGATCGAGGGCGCGCAGCCCTTTCGTCCGGCGGAATGA
- a CDS encoding SDR family NAD(P)-dependent oxidoreductase: MDITGASALVTGGASGLGFATAQRLADAGAAVTIVDLPTSAGAEAAAAFGGTFAAADVTDPDQVAAAVEVAAASGPLRVVVSCAGIGQPAKVLDREGAPTPLAEFERIVRINLIGTYNVVSQSAASMARTDPAGDAGRGVIVNTASVAAFDGQIGQPGYAASKGGVHAMTLPIARELARYGIRVVTIAPGIMETPMLKGLPQAAQDSLGQQVPHPARLGRPDEYARLVAAIVDNDYLNGETIRLDGAIRMAPK, from the coding sequence ATGGACATCACGGGCGCATCCGCCCTCGTCACCGGAGGGGCCAGCGGGCTGGGCTTCGCGACGGCGCAGCGACTCGCCGATGCGGGCGCCGCCGTCACGATCGTCGACCTTCCCACCTCGGCCGGAGCGGAGGCCGCCGCCGCGTTCGGCGGCACGTTCGCCGCCGCCGACGTCACCGACCCCGATCAGGTCGCCGCCGCGGTCGAGGTCGCCGCGGCCTCCGGTCCGCTGCGCGTCGTCGTCAGCTGCGCCGGCATCGGCCAGCCCGCCAAGGTGCTCGACCGCGAGGGGGCTCCGACGCCGCTGGCGGAGTTCGAGCGGATCGTCCGCATCAACCTGATCGGCACGTACAACGTCGTCTCGCAGTCCGCGGCGTCCATGGCGCGGACCGACCCGGCCGGCGACGCGGGCCGCGGGGTCATCGTCAACACCGCCAGCGTCGCGGCGTTCGACGGGCAGATCGGCCAGCCCGGGTACGCGGCCAGCAAGGGCGGCGTGCACGCCATGACGCTGCCGATCGCCCGCGAACTGGCGCGCTACGGCATCCGCGTCGTCACGATCGCGCCCGGCATCATGGAGACCCCCATGCTCAAGGGGCTGCCTCAGGCGGCGCAGGACTCGCTCGGTCAGCAGGTGCCGCATCCGGCCCGCCTCGGGCGGCCGGACGAGTACGCTCGCCTCGTCGCCGCCATCGTCGACAACGACTACCTCAACGGCGAGACGATCCGCCTCGACGGCGCGATCCGCATGGCGCCGAAGTAA
- a CDS encoding enoyl-CoA hydratase/isomerase family protein: MSDAILLTVDDGLARLTLNRPQRLNAFNIDLAHAWAEKTVEATSRTDVGAILLDAAGPAFCAGGDVTDMASKMGSGSDIDRLAGVINTGIRALTESAVPVVAAAHGTTAGGGLGILMCSDYAVVGEDSRIGSLYANIGLTPDLSVSAQLARAVGERRALQLVLQDRLLSASEALDWGLVAEVVAPDAVKTRAEEIARGWLAGAYGAYGQAKRLIRSQPSRSFADQLAEEARSIGAAFDTPDAQARIAAFAAASARRAAKETS, from the coding sequence ATGAGCGACGCGATCCTGCTCACCGTCGACGACGGCCTGGCACGGCTGACCCTCAACCGGCCGCAGCGCCTCAACGCCTTCAACATCGACCTCGCCCACGCGTGGGCCGAGAAGACCGTGGAGGCGACGAGCCGCACCGACGTCGGGGCGATCCTGCTCGACGCGGCCGGCCCGGCGTTCTGCGCCGGCGGCGACGTCACCGACATGGCCTCGAAGATGGGCTCCGGCAGCGACATCGACCGGCTCGCCGGCGTCATCAACACCGGCATCCGCGCCCTCACCGAGTCGGCGGTCCCCGTCGTCGCGGCCGCGCACGGCACGACCGCGGGCGGGGGCCTCGGCATCCTGATGTGCAGCGACTACGCCGTCGTCGGCGAGGACTCGCGCATCGGCAGCCTGTACGCCAACATCGGGCTCACGCCCGACCTGTCGGTCTCCGCGCAGCTGGCCCGCGCAGTCGGCGAGCGACGCGCGCTGCAGCTCGTGCTGCAGGACCGCTTGCTGTCGGCATCCGAAGCGCTCGACTGGGGTCTGGTCGCCGAGGTCGTGGCGCCGGATGCCGTGAAGACCCGCGCCGAGGAGATCGCCCGCGGCTGGCTCGCCGGCGCGTACGGCGCCTACGGGCAGGCGAAGCGGCTGATCCGCTCGCAGCCGTCGCGCTCGTTCGCCGACCAGCTCGCCGAAGAGGCCCGTTCCATCGGGGCCGCCTTCGACACCCCCGACGCCCAGGCACGCATCGCCGCCTTCGCCGCGGCATCCGCCCGCAGAGCAGCCAAGGAGACCTCATGA
- a CDS encoding PAS domain S-box protein, with translation MPDRGLILLIIENEGVSDRLSAILEENSYEVRTATGAVDDTMAALRSSPDLIVVGAYLGQVDAFALVDGLRATPEAEDLPVVFVAAEDDADTRVRGLETGDDLIVTPLDAREVLTRIERQVTVSKVRLALKESEAKFRSVMESAIDAIISADAEGIIRSWNTAAAALFGRSEEEAVGQRLELIIPDRFHEAHRIGVHRVTSGGETHVIGQTVELAAVRADGSEFPIELSLATWFLDEDRYYTGIIRDISERKQAEQKFRSVTESAIDAIISADHTGCIVSWNSAATRILGHTEEDAVGKKLEFIIPERYQDLHRAGMKRYTETGDPHVIGTTVELSAITKAGDEIPIELSLSTWTVREDRYYTGILRDIAERKAAEEALRLSEQELREKSEELGRKNAELQDTLERIGQMQDQLVLQEKMASLGKLSAGMAHEINNPAAAAQRGAAQAIAIFSKLQQAQLSLGSLGVYEAKLKRLSRLDRLAAERARDPLSISALERSDREMDIEDWLDERGIDDSGELAPALVALGLSKDGIAELEEGFTADEFDVIAPWLGYKHMIYNLLAEITIGTNRIVELVKALKTYTYMDQAPVQDVDVRAGLENTLIILHNKLKRGVTVVREYADDLPKIQAFASELNQVWTNLIDNAIDAMGGEGTLVVRARRVDDWVEVQIQDDGPGIPGENVSRIFDPFFTTKPPGEGTGLGLNISHNIIVQKHRGEITVMSEPGATCFCVRLPIGQNPADEG, from the coding sequence GTGCCCGACCGGGGACTGATTCTGCTCATCATCGAGAACGAGGGCGTCTCGGACCGGCTGTCGGCCATCCTCGAGGAGAACAGCTACGAGGTGCGCACCGCCACCGGCGCGGTCGACGACACGATGGCGGCGCTGCGCAGCTCGCCCGACCTGATCGTCGTCGGCGCATACCTCGGCCAGGTCGACGCCTTCGCGCTGGTCGACGGGCTGCGCGCGACGCCCGAGGCCGAGGATCTTCCGGTGGTGTTCGTGGCGGCCGAGGACGACGCCGACACGCGGGTGCGCGGGCTCGAGACGGGCGACGACCTGATCGTCACGCCGCTGGACGCGCGCGAGGTGCTCACGCGCATCGAACGTCAGGTGACCGTGTCGAAGGTGCGCCTGGCGCTGAAGGAATCCGAGGCGAAGTTCCGCTCGGTCATGGAATCGGCGATCGACGCCATCATCTCCGCCGACGCCGAGGGCATCATCCGCAGCTGGAACACGGCGGCCGCCGCCCTCTTCGGTCGCAGTGAAGAGGAGGCCGTGGGCCAGCGGCTCGAGCTGATCATCCCCGACCGCTTCCACGAGGCCCACCGCATCGGCGTCCACCGCGTCACGTCGGGTGGCGAGACCCACGTGATCGGTCAGACCGTCGAGCTCGCCGCCGTCCGCGCCGACGGCTCGGAGTTCCCCATCGAGCTGTCGCTGGCGACGTGGTTCCTCGACGAGGACCGCTACTACACGGGCATCATCCGCGACATCTCGGAGCGCAAGCAGGCCGAGCAGAAGTTCCGGTCGGTCACCGAGTCCGCGATCGACGCGATCATCTCGGCCGACCACACCGGCTGCATCGTGTCGTGGAACTCGGCGGCCACCCGCATCCTCGGCCACACCGAAGAGGACGCGGTGGGCAAGAAGCTCGAGTTCATCATCCCCGAGCGCTACCAGGACCTGCACCGTGCCGGCATGAAGCGCTACACCGAGACCGGCGATCCGCACGTGATCGGGACCACGGTCGAGCTGTCGGCGATCACCAAAGCCGGTGACGAGATCCCGATCGAGCTGTCGCTGTCGACGTGGACCGTGCGCGAGGACCGCTACTACACCGGCATCCTGCGCGACATCGCCGAGCGCAAGGCGGCCGAGGAGGCGCTGCGGCTGAGCGAGCAGGAGCTGCGCGAGAAGAGCGAGGAGCTCGGCCGCAAGAACGCCGAGCTGCAGGACACCCTCGAGCGCATCGGCCAGATGCAGGACCAGCTCGTGCTGCAGGAGAAGATGGCCTCGCTCGGCAAGCTCAGCGCCGGGATGGCCCACGAGATCAACAACCCCGCGGCTGCGGCGCAGCGCGGAGCCGCGCAGGCGATCGCGATCTTCTCGAAGCTGCAGCAGGCACAGCTGAGTCTGGGCTCGCTCGGCGTCTACGAGGCGAAGCTCAAGCGGCTCTCGCGCCTCGACCGGCTGGCGGCGGAGCGGGCGCGCGACCCGCTGTCGATCAGCGCGCTCGAACGCAGCGACCGCGAGATGGACATCGAGGACTGGCTCGACGAGCGGGGCATCGACGACAGCGGCGAACTCGCGCCCGCTCTGGTCGCTCTCGGCCTCTCGAAGGACGGCATCGCCGAGCTCGAAGAGGGCTTCACCGCCGACGAGTTCGACGTCATCGCGCCGTGGCTCGGCTACAAGCACATGATCTACAACCTGCTGGCCGAGATCACGATCGGGACGAACCGCATCGTCGAGCTCGTCAAGGCGCTCAAGACCTACACGTACATGGACCAGGCGCCGGTGCAGGACGTCGACGTGCGCGCGGGGCTCGAGAACACCCTGATCATCCTGCACAACAAGCTCAAGCGCGGCGTGACGGTGGTGCGCGAGTACGCCGACGACCTGCCGAAGATCCAGGCGTTCGCGAGCGAGCTCAACCAGGTGTGGACGAACCTCATCGACAACGCGATCGACGCCATGGGCGGCGAGGGGACGCTCGTCGTGCGGGCGCGGCGCGTCGACGACTGGGTCGAGGTGCAGATCCAGGACGACGGCCCCGGCATCCCGGGCGAGAACGTCTCGCGGATCTTCGACCCGTTCTTCACGACCAAGCCCCCCGGCGAGGGGACCGGCCTGGGTCTCAACATCTCGCACAACATCATCGTCCAGAAGCACCGGGGCGAGATCACCGTGATGAGCGAGCCGGGCGCGACGTGCTTCTGCGTGCGGCTGCCGATCGGCCAGAACCCGGCCGATGAGGGGTGA
- a CDS encoding FAD-dependent oxidoreductase produces the protein MVKPVIFSVDDEPHVLGAIARDLQARYRADFRIVRAGSGAEALEAAGELKRRGTPVALFLVDQRMPGMSGTEFLAEAIALYPDAKRVLLTAYADTDAAIASINTIDLDYYLLKPWDPPEERLYPVLDELLGDWRANVPVGYDGIRVAGTLWSPRTHAVKDFLARGQIPYQWLDIEKDAQAAAMVDASSGDQVRLPVVFFPDGTMLADPPLPELAEKVGLRAPAQQPFYDLIVVGAGPAGLAAGVYGASEGLRTVVIEREVAGGQAGTSSRIENYLGFPNGISGADLARRAATQAKRLGAELMAAAEVTAVRVDGDYKIVTLDDGTELRCHALVLATGVKVRTLDVPGAERLQGASLYYGAAASEAAAYADKHVMVVGGANSAGQGAMFLSRYAAQVDILVRGDSLAHSMSRYLIDQIEAEPNITVRPYTRVTELIGDDHLERVKVCDVRTEGETEEPADAMFVFIGAVPCTGIVDGLVQTLDGFVLTGQDLMKEGRRPQGWTPARDPFLLETSVPGIFAAGDVRHDVMRRVASAVGEGAVAVSLVHKYLQTV, from the coding sequence ATGGTCAAGCCCGTCATCTTCAGCGTCGACGACGAGCCCCATGTCCTCGGCGCCATCGCCCGCGACCTGCAGGCCCGCTACCGCGCGGACTTCCGCATCGTCCGCGCCGGGTCCGGGGCGGAGGCCCTCGAGGCGGCCGGTGAGCTGAAGCGCCGCGGGACGCCGGTCGCGCTGTTCCTGGTCGACCAGCGGATGCCGGGGATGAGCGGCACCGAGTTCCTCGCGGAGGCGATCGCCCTCTATCCCGATGCCAAGCGCGTTCTCCTCACCGCCTACGCCGACACCGATGCGGCGATCGCGAGCATCAACACCATCGACCTGGACTACTACCTGCTCAAGCCGTGGGATCCGCCCGAGGAGCGCCTCTACCCGGTGCTCGACGAGCTGCTGGGCGACTGGCGGGCCAACGTCCCCGTCGGGTACGACGGCATCCGGGTCGCCGGGACGCTGTGGTCGCCGAGGACACACGCCGTGAAGGACTTCCTCGCCCGCGGGCAGATCCCCTATCAGTGGCTCGACATCGAGAAGGACGCCCAGGCCGCCGCGATGGTCGACGCCTCGTCCGGCGACCAGGTGCGGCTGCCGGTGGTCTTCTTCCCCGACGGCACGATGCTCGCCGACCCGCCCCTGCCCGAACTGGCCGAGAAGGTGGGACTGCGTGCGCCCGCGCAGCAGCCGTTCTACGACCTGATCGTCGTCGGCGCGGGGCCCGCGGGACTCGCCGCCGGCGTGTACGGGGCGTCCGAGGGTCTGCGCACCGTCGTCATCGAGCGCGAGGTGGCGGGCGGTCAGGCCGGCACCAGCTCGCGCATCGAGAACTACCTGGGCTTCCCCAACGGGATCTCCGGCGCCGACCTCGCGCGGCGCGCCGCCACGCAGGCGAAGCGGCTCGGTGCAGAGCTCATGGCGGCCGCCGAGGTCACCGCCGTGCGGGTGGACGGCGACTACAAGATCGTCACGCTCGACGACGGCACCGAGCTGCGCTGCCACGCGCTGGTGCTCGCCACGGGCGTCAAGGTCCGCACCCTGGACGTCCCCGGCGCGGAGCGGCTGCAGGGCGCGTCGCTGTACTACGGGGCGGCCGCGTCCGAGGCGGCGGCGTACGCGGACAAGCACGTCATGGTCGTCGGCGGTGCGAACTCGGCCGGTCAGGGGGCGATGTTCCTGTCGCGCTACGCCGCTCAGGTGGACATCCTGGTGCGCGGCGACTCGCTCGCCCACAGCATGTCGCGCTACCTCATCGACCAGATCGAGGCGGAGCCCAACATCACGGTGCGCCCGTACACCCGCGTCACCGAGCTCATCGGCGACGATCACCTCGAGCGCGTGAAGGTGTGCGATGTGCGCACGGAGGGTGAGACCGAGGAGCCCGCCGACGCCATGTTCGTCTTCATCGGCGCGGTCCCGTGCACGGGGATCGTCGACGGACTGGTCCAGACGCTGGACGGATTCGTGCTGACCGGACAGGACCTCATGAAAGAGGGGCGGCGGCCGCAGGGCTGGACGCCCGCGCGCGATCCCTTCCTCCTCGAGACCTCGGTGCCGGGCATCTTCGCCGCGGGCGACGTGCGGCACGATGTCATGAGGCGCGTCGCGTCGGCCGTCGGCGAGGGGGCCGTCGCGGTGAGCCTGGTGCACAAGTACCTGCAGACGGTGTGA
- a CDS encoding ECF transporter S component: protein MNTSASTSAPAKGTVSARPRSLRWRVVDIVVASVIGVASGLIFLLWNVGYLGPSALLEPLLPGLQGLLDGPWLFAGVLGALIIRKPGAAIYTETLAAVVSALVGNQWGGFLTLEAGLVQGLGAELVFLLFLYRRWTLPVAMLAGVGAALFGAVNNLILWYVGADTVFTVVYLVSAAVSGAVVAGLLSWLLARGLAATGALDRFASGREVRERV from the coding sequence ATGAACACGTCTGCATCCACGTCCGCCCCCGCGAAGGGCACGGTGTCCGCGCGTCCGCGCAGCCTGCGCTGGAGGGTCGTCGACATCGTCGTCGCCAGCGTCATCGGCGTCGCCTCGGGCCTGATCTTCCTGCTGTGGAACGTCGGCTACCTCGGGCCCTCGGCGCTGCTCGAACCGCTGCTGCCGGGTCTGCAGGGCCTGCTCGACGGCCCCTGGCTCTTCGCCGGCGTCCTGGGCGCGCTGATCATCCGCAAACCCGGTGCGGCGATCTACACCGAGACCCTCGCCGCGGTGGTCTCGGCGCTCGTCGGCAACCAGTGGGGTGGCTTCCTGACCCTCGAAGCCGGTCTCGTGCAGGGCCTGGGCGCCGAGCTGGTGTTCCTGCTGTTCCTCTACCGGCGGTGGACGCTGCCGGTGGCGATGCTCGCGGGCGTCGGCGCCGCGCTGTTCGGCGCCGTCAACAACCTGATCCTCTGGTACGTCGGCGCCGACACGGTCTTCACCGTCGTGTACCTCGTCAGCGCTGCGGTGTCGGGTGCGGTGGTCGCCGGTCTGCTGTCGTGGCTGCTCGCACGCGGCCTCGCGGCGACGGGGGCGCTGGACCGCTTCGCCTCCGGGCGCGAGGTCCGCGAGCGCGTCTGA
- a CDS encoding SDR family oxidoreductase, whose translation MTSLAGKTILMSGGSRGIGLAIALRAARDGANIAILAKTDQPHPKLEGTVHTAAEQIRAAGGNALPIVGDVRNDNDITAAVLTVQGEFGGIDVVVNNASAIDLSRSLDLDAKKYDLMQDINVRGTFMLSRTAIPMLKDAENPHILTLAPPLNLSPKWLGAHTGYTLAKYGMTMVTLGMAAEFAADGIAGNTLWPRTTIATAAVQFSLGGDRMMKASRTPEIYADAAYEVITKPSREYTGQTLVVEDVLEAAGVTDFSGYAAVPGTPDEALFPDIFLD comes from the coding sequence ATGACCTCTCTCGCCGGTAAGACCATCCTGATGTCGGGCGGCAGCCGCGGCATCGGACTCGCGATCGCCCTGCGCGCCGCCCGTGACGGCGCGAACATCGCGATCCTCGCCAAGACCGATCAGCCGCATCCCAAGCTCGAGGGAACCGTGCACACGGCCGCCGAGCAGATCCGCGCCGCGGGCGGAAACGCTCTGCCGATCGTCGGCGACGTCCGCAACGACAACGACATCACCGCGGCCGTGCTGACGGTGCAGGGCGAGTTCGGCGGCATCGACGTCGTCGTCAACAACGCCAGCGCGATCGACCTGTCGCGTTCGCTCGATCTCGACGCGAAGAAGTACGACCTGATGCAGGACATCAACGTGCGCGGCACCTTCATGCTCTCGCGCACGGCGATCCCCATGCTCAAGGACGCCGAGAACCCGCACATCCTCACGCTCGCCCCGCCGCTGAACCTGTCGCCGAAGTGGCTCGGCGCCCACACCGGCTACACGCTCGCCAAGTACGGCATGACCATGGTGACCCTCGGCATGGCCGCCGAGTTCGCGGCGGACGGCATCGCCGGGAACACCCTGTGGCCGCGCACCACGATCGCGACCGCCGCGGTGCAGTTCTCGCTCGGCGGCGACCGCATGATGAAGGCCAGCCGCACACCCGAGATCTACGCGGATGCCGCCTACGAGGTCATCACGAAGCCGTCGCGCGAGTACACCGGGCAGACGCTCGTCGTCGAGGACGTTCTCGAAGCAGCGGGCGTGACCGACTTCTCGGGATACGCGGCGGTGCCGGGCACGCCGGACGAGGCGCTGTTCCCCGACATCTTCCTGGACTGA